Proteins from a single region of Geothrix sp. PMB-07:
- a CDS encoding ABC transporter ATP-binding protein translates to MAVIDVVNLSKAFGPKVVLSNVNLQVEEGESLVVLGGSGTGKTVLLRNIMGLLTPDSGHVAVEGKIIAQLSREELFEVRQSIGMCFQMAALFDSMTVFENVAFGLRRHREMGEEEIRARVEECLSMVGMKGTDQLKPAELSGGMKRRVGFARAIALKPKILLFDEPTTGLDPVMTDVIGRIILDLKHELGVTSITITHDLKSAFEIADRIALIFRGECIACETPTQFKVNPHPVIQQFLRGDADGPFLQDPPPPKRKSQEAHA, encoded by the coding sequence GGCCCAAGGTCGTGCTGTCCAACGTGAACCTGCAGGTGGAGGAAGGCGAAAGCCTTGTGGTGCTGGGCGGCTCCGGCACGGGCAAGACCGTGCTGCTGCGCAACATCATGGGCCTGCTGACACCCGATTCCGGCCACGTGGCGGTGGAAGGCAAGATCATCGCCCAGCTGTCGCGCGAAGAACTCTTCGAGGTGCGCCAGAGCATCGGCATGTGCTTCCAGATGGCGGCCCTCTTCGACTCCATGACGGTCTTCGAGAACGTGGCTTTCGGCCTCCGCCGCCACCGTGAGATGGGCGAAGAGGAGATTCGCGCCCGGGTGGAGGAGTGCCTCTCCATGGTGGGCATGAAGGGCACGGATCAGCTGAAACCTGCTGAGCTGTCCGGTGGCATGAAGCGGCGCGTGGGGTTTGCCCGCGCCATCGCCCTCAAGCCCAAGATCCTGCTCTTCGACGAGCCCACGACAGGGCTCGATCCTGTGATGACGGACGTCATCGGCCGCATCATCCTCGACCTCAAGCACGAACTGGGTGTCACAAGCATCACCATCACGCACGACCTGAAGTCAGCCTTCGAGATCGCCGACCGCATCGCCCTGATCTTCCGGGGTGAATGCATTGCCTGCGAGACGCCGACCCAGTTCAAGGTCAACCCGCACCCGGTCATTCAACAGTTCCTGCGGGGGGATGCCGATGGCCCCTTCCTGCAGGATCCGCCCCCGCCCAAGCGCAAGAGCCAGGAGGCCCACGCATGA